The following coding sequences are from one Novosphingobium sp. KACC 22771 window:
- the phoB gene encoding phosphate regulon transcriptional regulator PhoB translates to MKQPRLLLVEDDPALAELLEFRFQAEGYTVLSTPDGDEALLLAAEEAPDLVLLDWMIEGTSGIEVCRRLRRDKATAHVPIIMLTARGAEDDMIRGLETGADDYITKPFSPRELIARVSAIMRRIRPALAGEQITVGDLTLDATAHKVTRKGTILALGPTEFRLLKFFMEHPGRVFSRGQLLDAVWGTDSDIELRTVDVHIRRLRKGIELEGALDPVRTVRSAGYALEAV, encoded by the coding sequence ATGAAACAACCCCGGCTCTTGCTGGTAGAAGATGATCCGGCGCTGGCGGAATTGCTCGAATTCCGGTTTCAGGCCGAGGGCTATACCGTCCTTTCGACGCCCGATGGCGATGAGGCGCTGTTGCTGGCCGCCGAGGAGGCGCCCGATCTGGTCCTGCTCGACTGGATGATCGAGGGCACCAGCGGCATCGAGGTCTGCCGCCGTTTGCGCCGCGACAAGGCCACCGCCCATGTGCCGATCATCATGCTGACCGCGCGCGGGGCCGAGGACGATATGATCCGCGGCCTTGAAACCGGGGCCGATGATTACATCACCAAGCCCTTCAGCCCCCGCGAGCTGATCGCCCGCGTATCGGCCATCATGCGCCGCATCCGCCCCGCGCTGGCGGGTGAACAGATCACCGTGGGCGATCTGACGCTGGACGCTACGGCGCATAAGGTGACGCGCAAGGGCACGATCCTTGCTCTGGGGCCGACCGAGTTCCGCCTGCTCAAATTCTTCATGGAGCATCCGGGCCGCGTGTTCTCGCGCGGGCAATTGCTGGACGCGGTGTGGGGCACGGACAGCGATATCGAATTGCGCACCGTCGACGTTCATATCCGCCGCCTGCGCAAGGGTATCGAACTGGAAGGCGCGCTGGACCCGGTGCGGACCGTGCGCTCGGCGGGATACGCGCTCGAAGCGGTCTGA
- a CDS encoding amino acid permease encodes MFGRVKPLDAILATAEKKSLHRSLGAFQLTMLGVGAVIGTGIFVLTAEAAQKAGPGMMLSFIIAGFVCAVAALCYAEMSSMVPVSGSAYTYSYAVMGELVAWMVGWALILEYAIAAGAVSVGWSGYMIGFVQNTFHITVPLELVRGPFDGGVINLPAMLIAAIITGLLVLGTKESATVNAALVAIKITALTLFIALTLPVIKSGNFVPFAPLGFAGISGAAASIFFAYVGFDAVSTAAEETKNPQRNMPIGLIGSLAICTIFYMLVASGVIGTVGAQPVYGPHGEVLSPGTAALSDACKALNENAVVCSKEALAWTLRQVGHPFVGWLVGAAAILALPSVILMMMFGQTRIFFVMSRDGLLPEFFSKVHPKFHTPHVITVLTGVFVALFAAFFPVGLLADVSNSGTLFAFGAVSVAVMVLRRTDPNRHRPFRTPGVNIVAPISIAGCIYLFISLSKATIGLFLGWGVVGLFVYYFYSRSRSHVGRGLVEVHEDDSDAPDLPVPPMPGT; translated from the coding sequence ATGTTCGGTCGCGTCAAGCCGTTGGATGCCATATTGGCCACGGCTGAGAAAAAATCACTTCACCGCTCTCTGGGCGCCTTTCAATTGACCATGCTGGGCGTGGGCGCGGTGATCGGGACGGGTATCTTCGTTCTGACCGCCGAGGCCGCGCAAAAAGCGGGGCCGGGCATGATGCTCAGCTTCATCATCGCCGGCTTCGTCTGCGCGGTGGCTGCTTTGTGCTATGCTGAAATGTCCAGCATGGTGCCGGTTTCGGGCTCTGCCTACACCTATTCCTATGCGGTGATGGGCGAGTTGGTGGCATGGATGGTGGGCTGGGCGCTCATTCTGGAATATGCCATTGCGGCGGGCGCCGTGTCGGTCGGCTGGTCGGGCTATATGATCGGCTTTGTGCAAAACACCTTCCATATTACGGTCCCCCTCGAATTGGTGCGGGGGCCATTCGACGGGGGCGTGATCAATCTTCCCGCCATGCTGATTGCGGCCATCATCACCGGCCTGCTGGTGCTGGGCACCAAGGAAAGTGCGACGGTTAACGCCGCTTTGGTCGCGATCAAGATCACAGCGCTGACCTTGTTCATCGCGCTGACGCTGCCGGTTATCAAATCGGGCAATTTCGTGCCTTTCGCCCCGCTTGGCTTTGCCGGCATTTCGGGCGCGGCGGCCTCGATTTTCTTTGCCTATGTGGGCTTTGACGCGGTTTCGACGGCGGCCGAGGAAACCAAGAACCCCCAGCGCAACATGCCCATCGGCCTGATCGGCAGCCTTGCGATCTGCACCATCTTCTACATGCTGGTGGCCAGCGGCGTGATCGGCACCGTGGGCGCGCAGCCGGTTTACGGCCCGCATGGCGAAGTGCTCTCGCCCGGCACCGCCGCGCTCTCGGATGCGTGCAAGGCGCTCAATGAAAACGCTGTGGTCTGCTCCAAGGAAGCTCTGGCCTGGACGCTGCGTCAGGTGGGCCATCCCTTCGTCGGCTGGCTGGTAGGCGCGGCGGCCATTCTGGCGCTGCCCTCGGTGATCCTGATGATGATGTTCGGCCAGACCCGCATCTTCTTCGTGATGAGCCGCGACGGCCTGCTGCCGGAATTCTTCTCCAAGGTTCACCCCAAGTTTCACACGCCCCATGTCATCACCGTGCTGACGGGTGTGTTTGTGGCGCTGTTTGCGGCCTTCTTCCCGGTGGGCCTGCTGGCCGACGTGTCGAATTCGGGCACGTTGTTTGCCTTTGGCGCGGTGTCGGTGGCGGTGATGGTGCTGCGCCGGACCGATCCCAATCGTCATCGTCCGTTCCGCACGCCGGGCGTGAACATCGTGGCGCCGATCTCGATCGCGGGCTGCATCTATCTGTTCATCAGCCTGTCTAAGGCCACGATCGGCCTGTTCCTTGGCTGGGGCGTGGTCGGGCTCTTCGTCTATTACTTCTACAGCCGCAGCCGCAGCCACGTCGGGCGCGGGCTGGTTGAAGTGCATGAGGATGACAGCGATGCGCCGGATCTGCCGGTGCCGCCGATGCCGGGCACTTGA
- the panB gene encoding 3-methyl-2-oxobutanoate hydroxymethyltransferase, producing the protein MSTTFQIDTATSRANPTPTPMRRLTIPAIRQRKKEGVTAEPVVMLTAYTARQAQLLDAHCDLLLVGDSLGQVIYGLPSSLPVTLDMMVAHGAAVGRGSWHAAVIVDLPFGTYEASPQQAFETAARVLRETGCAGVKLEGGVAMAETVAFLSQRGIPVMGHIGLTPQAVNQLGGYGARGRSAAEADKILGDARALADAGAFAIVIEGVVEPLAVAVTQAVDCPVIGIGGSAQCDGQVLVTEDMVGMFERVPRFVKRYADMAGLISQAAADYAAEVRERSFPGIEQTYQPKA; encoded by the coding sequence ATGTCTACGACCTTTCAGATCGATACGGCCACCAGCCGCGCCAATCCCACCCCCACGCCGATGCGCCGGTTGACCATTCCGGCCATCCGCCAGCGCAAGAAGGAGGGCGTCACCGCCGAACCTGTGGTGATGCTGACGGCCTATACGGCGCGTCAGGCGCAATTGCTGGACGCGCATTGCGACCTGCTGCTGGTGGGCGATTCGCTGGGGCAGGTGATCTATGGCCTGCCCTCATCCCTGCCTGTGACGCTGGATATGATGGTGGCCCATGGCGCGGCGGTGGGGCGCGGCAGTTGGCATGCCGCCGTCATTGTCGATCTGCCCTTTGGTACGTATGAAGCCTCGCCCCAGCAGGCATTTGAAACCGCCGCGCGGGTTTTGCGCGAGACCGGATGCGCGGGGGTCAAGCTGGAAGGCGGGGTGGCGATGGCCGAAACAGTGGCATTTCTGTCGCAACGCGGCATTCCGGTGATGGGGCATATCGGCCTGACGCCGCAGGCGGTGAACCAATTGGGCGGCTATGGCGCGCGCGGGCGCAGCGCGGCCGAGGCGGACAAGATCCTTGGCGATGCGCGGGCGCTGGCCGATGCCGGGGCCTTTGCCATTGTGATCGAGGGCGTCGTCGAACCGCTGGCCGTGGCCGTGACGCAGGCGGTGGATTGCCCGGTCATCGGCATCGGCGGTTCGGCGCAATGCGATGGGCAGGTGCTGGTCACCGAGGATATGGTGGGCATGTTTGAGCGGGTGCCGCGTTTCGTCAAACGCTATGCCGATATGGCCGGTCTGATTTCGCAGGCCGCCGCCGATTATGCCGCCGAGGTGCGCGAGCGCAGCTTTCCCGGCATCGAACAGACCTATCAGCCCAAAGCCTGA
- a CDS encoding DUF475 domain-containing protein, protein MTQFLRHFGGSLIFSAVCLALAAAYGWHDTGSISAVGGMLWIVLVLAVLEVSLSFDNAVVNAAVLKDMDAIWRKRFLTWGMLFAVFGTRVAFPLLIVGFTAGLGPVEAVHLSVNDPAQYEAIMRHAHIPIAGFGGAFLAMVGLGFFIDPDKETHWLRWVEVRLKIVGSIKAGEVALLLLALVLIGRWLPGEEAYTLLVSGVFGIVTFIAVEALGHFLEGREAARALAGTAVRSGLGGFLYLNVLDSSFSLDGVIGAFALSNNMVIIALGLSIGAIFVRSLTVLLVEQGTLSEYAFLEHGAFWAIIALAGIMLGSALVEVPETVTGLIGAVLIGAALWASVRENRREEA, encoded by the coding sequence GTGACCCAATTTTTGCGACATTTCGGCGGCTCGCTGATCTTTTCCGCTGTCTGTCTGGCGCTGGCGGCTGCCTATGGCTGGCACGATACGGGCTCGATTTCGGCCGTGGGCGGGATGCTCTGGATCGTGCTGGTGCTGGCCGTGCTGGAGGTTTCGCTCTCGTTTGACAATGCGGTGGTCAATGCCGCCGTGCTGAAGGATATGGACGCGATCTGGCGCAAGCGGTTCCTGACATGGGGGATGCTCTTTGCGGTGTTTGGCACGCGCGTGGCCTTTCCGCTGCTGATCGTGGGCTTTACCGCCGGGCTGGGTCCGGTCGAGGCGGTGCATCTCTCCGTGAACGATCCGGCGCAATATGAGGCGATCATGCGCCACGCGCATATCCCGATTGCGGGCTTTGGCGGGGCGTTTCTGGCGATGGTGGGCCTCGGCTTCTTCATCGACCCGGACAAGGAAACGCATTGGCTGCGCTGGGTCGAGGTGCGGTTGAAGATCGTCGGCTCGATCAAGGCGGGCGAGGTGGCGCTGCTCTTGTTGGCGCTGGTGCTGATCGGGCGCTGGCTGCCGGGGGAAGAGGCCTATACGCTGCTGGTGTCGGGCGTGTTTGGCATTGTCACCTTCATCGCGGTGGAGGCGCTGGGCCATTTCCTCGAAGGGCGCGAGGCCGCACGGGCGCTGGCGGGCACGGCGGTGCGTTCCGGGCTTGGCGGTTTTCTCTACCTCAACGTGCTGGATTCCTCTTTCAGCCTTGATGGCGTGATCGGGGCCTTTGCCCTGTCGAACAATATGGTGATCATTGCGCTGGGCCTGTCGATCGGCGCGATCTTTGTGCGTTCCCTGACCGTGCTGCTGGTCGAGCAAGGCACGCTCTCGGAATATGCCTTCCTTGAGCACGGGGCCTTCTGGGCGATCATTGCGTTGGCGGGGATCATGCTGGGCTCGGCGCTGGTCGAGGTGCCGGAAACGGTGACGGGCCTGATCGGCGCAGTGCTGATCGGCGCGGCGCTTTGGGCCTCGGTGCGCGAGAATCGGCGCGAAGAGGCCTGA
- the prsR gene encoding PEP-CTERM-box response regulator transcription factor, which produces MSDARPKLLVIEDDPGLQAQLKWAYEDFEVIVAGDRASAMAALRSEEPAVVTLDLGLPPDPDGTSEGFAVLDEIMALKPDTKVIVASGHGARESALQAIERGAYDFYQKPMDFDEMALIVARAYRLHRLEAENRQLAMRAGKDNRVLGTMITAAPEMLRVARTIERVAGTNVSVMLLGASGTGKELLARGLHEASGRAGAFVAINCAAIPENLLESELFGHEKGAFTGAIKTTEGKIEQAHNGTLFLDEVGDIPFALQVKLLRFLQERVIERIGGRRSIAVDTRIVCATHQNLEAMIAEGRFREDLWYRLAEIVVKIPSLAERPGDAALLARAFLARFAKEMNPAVKGFAPDALAAMDAWGWPGNVRELENRVKRAVIMADGKLVHAGDLDLDAPGGDEDLPLNLKSAREITDRRVIRQALARSEGNISSTAKLLGISRPTLYDLLKQYDLQH; this is translated from the coding sequence ATGAGCGATGCCCGTCCCAAATTGCTCGTGATCGAGGATGACCCGGGCCTCCAGGCTCAGCTCAAATGGGCCTATGAGGATTTCGAGGTGATCGTGGCCGGGGATCGTGCCAGCGCCATGGCCGCGCTGCGCAGCGAGGAGCCTGCCGTGGTCACGCTCGACCTTGGCCTGCCGCCTGACCCGGACGGCACCAGCGAGGGCTTTGCCGTGCTGGACGAGATCATGGCGTTGAAGCCCGACACCAAGGTGATCGTGGCCAGCGGGCATGGCGCGCGCGAAAGTGCGCTTCAGGCTATCGAGCGCGGGGCCTATGATTTCTATCAGAAGCCGATGGATTTTGACGAAATGGCGCTGATCGTCGCCCGCGCCTATCGGCTCCACCGGCTGGAGGCGGAGAACCGGCAACTGGCCATGCGCGCGGGCAAGGACAATCGCGTGCTGGGCACGATGATCACCGCCGCGCCCGAAATGCTGCGTGTGGCGCGCACGATTGAGCGCGTGGCGGGCACCAATGTTTCGGTCATGCTGCTGGGCGCCAGCGGGACGGGCAAGGAATTGCTGGCGCGGGGCCTGCATGAGGCCAGCGGGCGGGCAGGGGCCTTTGTTGCGATCAATTGCGCGGCGATCCCGGAAAACCTGCTGGAATCGGAACTGTTTGGCCATGAAAAGGGGGCCTTTACCGGCGCGATCAAAACCACCGAGGGCAAGATCGAGCAGGCCCATAACGGCACGCTGTTCCTGGACGAAGTGGGCGATATTCCCTTTGCGCTACAGGTCAAATTGCTGCGCTTTTTGCAGGAGCGGGTGATCGAGCGGATCGGGGGGCGGCGGTCGATTGCGGTCGATACGCGCATCGTCTGCGCCACCCATCAGAACCTTGAGGCGATGATCGCCGAGGGCCGTTTCCGCGAGGATCTGTGGTATCGGCTGGCCGAGATCGTGGTCAAGATCCCCTCGCTGGCCGAGCGGCCGGGCGATGCGGCGCTGCTGGCCCGGGCTTTCCTGGCCCGTTTCGCCAAGGAGATGAACCCGGCGGTCAAAGGCTTTGCCCCCGATGCGCTGGCCGCGATGGATGCGTGGGGATGGCCGGGCAATGTACGCGAGCTGGAAAACCGGGTGAAACGCGCCGTCATCATGGCCGATGGCAAGCTGGTCCATGCGGGCGACCTCGATCTGGACGCGCCGGGGGGCGATGAGGATTTGCCGCTCAACCTCAAATCCGCGCGGGAGATTACCGACCGTCGCGTGATCCGTCAGGCGCTGGCGCGCAGCGAGGGCAATATTTCCTCCACCGCCAAGCTGCTGGGGATCAGTCGGCCCACGCTGTATGATCTGCTCAAGCAATATGACTTGCAGCATTGA
- the prsK gene encoding XrtA/PEP-CTERM system histidine kinase PrsK — MSAGPGLWGWVASTAHVAGACAAITVAVSIWGQRERYSGAGKAIVASLAMTALWCLAVVVEGELSLVAQGLLGLRNLSYLWAIYAMFASDGRHTSLTEVGPVVAVLCLVDILVPAVQFVEHRINPALLGEVELYQLNIMLAMLGVVGSLVLVHNLYASASSTGRQMLRWPALALATVWVFELNLYTVAYLAKHWPVELASLHGLLDIGFAGIMALGAAKGREALRLKPSRTVTFQSISLIVIGLYFVGMIAIARWLASAGGELGRWWQFSFLIAAISAAALLLPSRRMRGWMRVMFTKHFFQHRYDYREEWLRFARTIGGQGRDAAPLHQRAVQAMADITDSPAGLLLTPDETGEMVLAARWQWPTAEVPAQALGLAAAHFLAASDHIIDLDTVRSDGDSGIAIPEWLREESRAWAVVPLQHNGRLLGAVILARPPHDRKLDWEDFDLLRVVAQQIGTYLAEHQGQQALAEAARFDEFHRRIAFVMHDIKNLSSQLSLLARNAERHAENPDFRADMLVTLRNSADKLNHLVARLSRYGTSAGDKAEPVEVGALARQLAETFRVRHNVQVIERDTCTIAGQSHSIEQVLTHLIQNAVDASEPEMPVFVSISGDGLYGRIEIVDSGHGMAPEFVRNRLFKPFDSSKPGGFGIGAYEARELVRAMHGRLEVESREGIGTRFIVRLPLASAAEILKTMDNEQKVA, encoded by the coding sequence ATGTCGGCGGGCCCCGGCCTGTGGGGCTGGGTGGCCAGCACCGCGCATGTGGCGGGCGCCTGCGCCGCGATCACGGTCGCCGTCAGCATCTGGGGCCAGCGCGAGCGCTATAGCGGAGCGGGCAAGGCCATTGTCGCCTCGCTGGCGATGACGGCGCTGTGGTGCCTTGCCGTGGTGGTCGAGGGTGAACTCAGCCTCGTGGCGCAAGGGCTGCTGGGATTGCGCAATCTGTCCTATCTCTGGGCCATCTATGCGATGTTTGCCAGCGATGGCCGCCATACCAGCCTGACCGAGGTGGGGCCGGTGGTGGCCGTGCTCTGCCTTGTCGATATTCTGGTGCCCGCGGTGCAATTTGTTGAACATCGCATCAACCCCGCGCTGCTGGGCGAGGTCGAGCTTTATCAATTGAACATCATGCTGGCGATGCTGGGCGTGGTGGGTTCGCTGGTGCTGGTCCACAATCTCTATGCCAGCGCGTCGAGCACCGGGCGCCAGATGCTGCGCTGGCCTGCGCTGGCGCTGGCGACGGTGTGGGTGTTTGAACTCAACCTCTATACGGTGGCCTATCTGGCCAAGCATTGGCCTGTTGAGCTTGCCTCGCTGCATGGGCTGCTGGACATCGGCTTTGCGGGAATCATGGCGCTGGGCGCGGCCAAAGGGCGTGAGGCTCTGCGGCTGAAGCCATCGCGCACGGTGACGTTTCAGTCGATTTCGCTGATCGTGATCGGCCTCTATTTCGTGGGCATGATCGCGATCGCCCGCTGGCTGGCCAGCGCGGGGGGAGAACTTGGCCGGTGGTGGCAGTTCAGCTTCCTGATCGCGGCGATTTCGGCGGCGGCCTTGCTGCTGCCCTCGCGGCGGATGCGGGGCTGGATGCGGGTGATGTTCACCAAGCATTTCTTTCAGCATCGCTACGACTACCGCGAGGAATGGCTGCGTTTTGCCCGCACCATCGGCGGGCAGGGCAGGGACGCGGCCCCGCTCCACCAGCGCGCCGTGCAGGCGATGGCCGATATCACCGACAGCCCGGCTGGCCTGTTGCTGACGCCCGATGAGACCGGCGAAATGGTGCTGGCCGCGCGCTGGCAATGGCCGACCGCCGAGGTTCCGGCTCAGGCATTGGGCTTGGCCGCTGCACATTTTCTGGCCGCCAGTGATCATATCATCGACTTGGACACCGTGCGCAGCGATGGCGACAGCGGGATCGCCATCCCCGAATGGCTGCGCGAGGAAAGCCGGGCGTGGGCTGTTGTGCCCTTGCAGCATAACGGGCGGCTGCTGGGCGCCGTGATCCTTGCCCGCCCGCCCCATGACCGCAAGCTGGACTGGGAGGACTTCGACCTCCTGCGCGTGGTGGCCCAGCAGATCGGCACCTATCTGGCCGAGCATCAGGGGCAGCAGGCGTTGGCCGAGGCGGCGCGGTTTGATGAATTCCACCGCCGCATCGCTTTTGTCATGCATGACATCAAGAACCTGTCGAGCCAACTCTCCCTGTTGGCCCGCAACGCCGAGCGCCACGCCGAAAACCCCGATTTCCGGGCGGACATGCTCGTCACCCTGCGCAATTCGGCCGACAAGCTCAACCATCTGGTTGCCCGCCTCTCGCGCTATGGCACCAGCGCGGGCGACAAGGCCGAGCCGGTCGAGGTGGGCGCATTAGCGCGGCAATTGGCCGAAACCTTCCGCGTGCGCCACAATGTTCAGGTGATCGAGCGCGACACCTGCACCATCGCGGGCCAGAGCCACAGCATCGAACAGGTGCTGACTCATCTGATCCAGAATGCGGTGGACGCCAGCGAGCCCGAAATGCCGGTCTTTGTCTCGATTTCCGGGGATGGCCTGTATGGCCGGATCGAGATCGTCGATTCAGGCCATGGAATGGCCCCCGAATTTGTCCGCAACCGCCTGTTCAAGCCTTTCGATTCATCGAAACCGGGCGGCTTTGGCATCGGCGCCTATGAGGCGCGCGAATTGGTGCGCGCAATGCACGGGCGGCTGGAGGTGGAGAGCCGCGAGGGCATCGGCACGCGCTTTATCGTACGCCTGCCTTTGGCCAGCGCGGCCGAAATTCTGAAAACCATGGATAATGAGCAAAAGGTTGCCTGA
- a CDS encoding TIGR03013 family XrtA/PEP-CTERM system glycosyltransferase, giving the protein MIRLFKHYIPHSVILLGLIDLALLMISGDFAWRLRADQLGMPSESFETRLQPLIAFALVMQMAMIAVGVYGADALRSVRFASARLLVAVSLGVIALALFNSLFTSQIFWRSTLFYAMLGAIALLMMNRLVVGGILGTSAFRRRVLVLGAGHRAQRLRELGEKTESGFVIVGYVGMSEAAPIVEEAIPRTAIHNLKRHVENLGVSEVVLALEERRNSLPLKDLLRIKTAGVHVNDFSSFMERETGRVDLDTVNPSWFIFSDGFSSGRAFSSAAKRIFDVIVSLVLLTITAPVIVLFAILVKLDSKGPAFFRQRRVGLYGQSFDVIKLRSMRLDAEANGAQFAAKNDPRVTRIGNFIRKVRIDELPQTWSVLKGEMSFVGPRPERPEFVSDLEDKLSYYAERHMVKPGITGWAQVNYPYGASLEDSRNKLEYDLYYVKNYTPFLDILIILQTMRVVLWHEGAR; this is encoded by the coding sequence ATGATTCGTCTTTTCAAACATTACATCCCCCATTCGGTGATCCTGCTTGGATTGATCGATCTGGCCCTGCTGATGATTTCGGGCGACTTTGCATGGCGCCTGCGGGCGGACCAGTTGGGCATGCCCTCGGAAAGTTTTGAAACGCGTTTGCAGCCGCTGATCGCCTTTGCGCTGGTGATGCAGATGGCGATGATCGCGGTGGGGGTTTACGGGGCCGATGCCTTGCGCTCGGTGCGGTTTGCCTCGGCGCGGCTGCTGGTTGCGGTGTCGCTGGGCGTGATCGCGCTGGCGCTGTTCAACTCGCTGTTCACCAGCCAGATTTTCTGGCGCTCGACCCTGTTCTACGCGATGCTGGGCGCGATCGCGCTCTTGATGATGAACCGGCTGGTGGTGGGCGGCATTCTGGGCACCTCGGCCTTTCGTCGCCGGGTGCTGGTGCTGGGCGCGGGCCACCGGGCACAGCGCCTGCGCGAACTGGGCGAAAAGACCGAGAGCGGGTTTGTCATCGTCGGCTATGTCGGCATGAGCGAGGCGGCGCCGATTGTTGAAGAGGCGATCCCGCGCACCGCGATCCACAATCTCAAGCGCCATGTCGAAAACCTTGGCGTGTCCGAGGTTGTGCTGGCGCTGGAAGAGCGGCGCAATTCGCTGCCCTTGAAGGATCTGTTGCGGATCAAGACGGCGGGCGTTCACGTCAATGACTTCTCCAGCTTTATGGAGCGCGAGACGGGCCGGGTTGATCTCGACACGGTCAACCCCAGCTGGTTCATCTTTTCGGACGGCTTTTCCTCGGGCCGCGCCTTTTCCAGCGCCGCCAAGCGCATCTTTGATGTTATCGTCAGCCTCGTCCTGCTGACCATCACCGCGCCGGTGATCGTGCTTTTCGCCATTCTTGTAAAGCTGGACAGCAAAGGCCCCGCCTTCTTCCGCCAGCGCCGCGTGGGCCTTTATGGCCAGAGTTTTGATGTCATCAAGCTGCGCTCTATGCGATTGGACGCCGAGGCCAATGGCGCGCAATTTGCCGCCAAGAACGACCCGCGCGTCACCCGCATCGGCAATTTCATCCGCAAGGTGCGCATCGACGAATTGCCCCAGACGTGGAGCGTGCTGAAAGGCGAGATGAGCTTTGTCGGCCCGCGCCCGGAACGCCCCGAATTCGTCTCCGATCTTGAGGACAAGCTCTCCTATTATGCCGAGCGCCATATGGTCAAACCGGGCATCACCGGCTGGGCGCAGGTCAACTACCCCTATGGCGCCAGCCTTGAGGATTCGCGCAACAAGCTGGAATATGACCTCTATTACGTGAAGAATTATACGCCTTTCCTCGACATCCTGATCATCCTGCAAACGATGCGCGTGGTGCTCTGGCACGAGGGAGCCCGCTAG
- a CDS encoding methyl-accepting chemotaxis protein: MRVLSRISSAAGTRQSIRQKLVFCLGALAAVSVVQVSAATFLHYRLYAANQALSAAAGAAGGVDGLIMAAIITTLITIVVGAGTLLWAGMFVSRAVVDPVSHLAQCLNAMASGDYDVALDGADNGDEVAQMYAAAAVFRQTALAKQAADEQQHKVVRALTEGLDRLAAQDLEFRIETAFPADYEQLRVNFNQALISLAKAIGSVRVGAASVMESIQDIRSASDDMAHRNTQQAATLEETAAAMSQVTDGVQETATRAAEVQRAIAETCTQADEGAGVVTRAIDAMAALESSATEIGKIVGVIDGIAFQTNLLALNAGVEAARAGEAGKGFAVVASEVRALAQRSADAARNIGGLIHDSADQVSGGVVLVRETGDLLRLIMGRVGEINEVITDIATSAELQAQNIQQVNNAVCELDRVTQKNAAMVEQTTAATRDLAHEAEQLSAMVRTFRTRDRDAGAQSAQKATARRLSSAAQRDVQRNVMSVAGNLALAPAPSGDDWSEF; encoded by the coding sequence GTGCGCGTGCTTTCCCGGATCAGTTCAGCCGCTGGTACTCGTCAAAGTATCCGCCAAAAGCTGGTGTTCTGCCTTGGCGCGCTGGCGGCGGTCAGCGTGGTTCAGGTGTCGGCGGCGACCTTTCTGCATTACCGACTCTATGCCGCCAATCAGGCGTTGAGCGCAGCAGCGGGCGCGGCGGGCGGCGTGGACGGGCTGATCATGGCCGCAATCATCACCACGCTGATCACCATCGTGGTGGGGGCGGGCACCTTGCTGTGGGCGGGCATGTTCGTCTCGCGTGCGGTGGTCGATCCGGTTTCGCATCTGGCGCAATGTCTGAATGCGATGGCTTCGGGCGATTATGATGTCGCGCTTGATGGCGCAGACAATGGCGACGAGGTGGCCCAGATGTATGCCGCCGCCGCGGTGTTTCGCCAGACCGCTCTGGCCAAACAGGCGGCCGATGAGCAGCAGCACAAGGTGGTGCGGGCCTTGACCGAGGGGCTGGACCGGCTGGCGGCGCAGGATCTGGAATTTCGCATCGAGACGGCTTTTCCCGCCGATTACGAGCAACTGCGCGTCAATTTCAATCAGGCGCTGATCTCGCTGGCCAAGGCGATCGGTTCGGTGCGCGTGGGCGCGGCCAGCGTGATGGAATCCATTCAGGACATCCGCAGCGCCAGCGACGATATGGCCCATCGCAACACCCAGCAGGCCGCTACGCTGGAAGAAACCGCCGCCGCCATGAGCCAGGTGACCGATGGCGTGCAGGAAACCGCCACCCGGGCCGCCGAGGTGCAGCGCGCCATTGCCGAGACCTGCACACAGGCCGACGAGGGCGCGGGCGTGGTGACGCGGGCGATTGACGCCATGGCGGCGCTCGAAAGCTCGGCCACGGAAATCGGCAAGATCGTTGGCGTGATCGACGGCATTGCGTTTCAGACCAATCTGCTGGCCTTGAATGCCGGGGTTGAGGCCGCGCGTGCGGGCGAGGCGGGCAAGGGATTTGCCGTGGTGGCCAGCGAGGTACGCGCCCTGGCCCAGCGCAGCGCGGATGCGGCGCGCAACATCGGCGGCCTGATCCACGATTCGGCCGATCAGGTGTCGGGCGGCGTGGTTCTGGTGCGCGAAACGGGCGATCTGCTGCGCCTCATCATGGGCCGCGTGGGCGAGATCAACGAGGTGATCACCGACATCGCCACCAGCGCCGAATTGCAGGCGCAGAATATCCAGCAGGTCAACAATGCCGTGTGCGAATTGGACCGCGTAACCCAAAAGAACGCCGCCATGGTCGAGCAGACGACCGCCGCCACGCGCGATCTGGCGCATGAGGCAGAACAGCTCTCCGCCATGGTGCGTACGTTCCGCACCCGCGACAGGGACGCCGGTGCCCAATCCGCGCAGAAGGCCACCGCGCGCCGCCTGAGCAGCGCGGCCCAGCGCGATGTCCAGCGCAACGTGATGTCGGTTGCGGGCAATCTCGCGCTGGCCCCCGCGCCGTCGGGCGATGACTGGAGCGAGTTTTAG